From a region of the Pseudanabaena sp. ABRG5-3 genome:
- the der gene encoding ribosome biogenesis GTPase Der produces MPLPIVAVVGRPNVGKSTLVNRLSGEQYAIVYDQPGVTRDRVYRECFWGAHEFQVVDTGGLVFDDETEFLPMIREQAEIAIRESAAVIFVVDGQAGITDADEQLGGWLRRQNIPVLLAVNKCEGSKYGLSLAAEFWNLGLGEPIPMSGIHGNGTGELLDELIKHLPPPDEVVKESDEIKVAIIGRPNVGKSSLLNSFIGENRSIVSPISGTTRDAIDMSVERDGKKYRLIDTAGVRRKKNIDYGIEFFSINRAFKAIGRSDVVLLVIDALDGVTDQDQKLAGRINDEGKACVIVVNKWDAIEKDSYTIYDYTAEVKSRLMFVEYAPIIFVSALTGQRVTQILDRVDIAAEQHKRRVPTAVLNEALTEAVTWHAPPTSRGGKQGKVYYCTQISDSPPTIILFVNDPHRFNDNYKRYIENQFRKSLGFEGTPVRFIFRGKKDREVEKSKNSALR; encoded by the coding sequence ATGCCGCTACCGATTGTTGCCGTTGTCGGTCGCCCCAATGTGGGCAAATCTACCCTTGTAAACCGCCTATCAGGAGAACAATATGCGATCGTCTACGATCAACCAGGTGTAACCCGCGATCGCGTTTATCGCGAATGTTTTTGGGGAGCCCATGAATTTCAAGTTGTGGATACAGGCGGATTAGTATTTGACGACGAGACTGAGTTTTTGCCGATGATTCGTGAACAGGCTGAGATTGCCATCCGTGAATCGGCAGCAGTAATTTTTGTAGTGGATGGACAGGCAGGAATCACCGATGCTGATGAGCAACTAGGTGGCTGGTTACGTCGGCAAAATATTCCCGTGCTATTAGCAGTGAACAAATGCGAAGGTTCCAAATATGGACTCTCCTTGGCAGCAGAATTTTGGAATTTGGGGCTAGGCGAGCCAATCCCCATGTCTGGTATTCATGGTAATGGCACAGGCGAATTACTTGATGAGTTGATCAAACATTTGCCACCTCCTGACGAAGTAGTTAAGGAAAGCGACGAAATTAAAGTAGCGATTATTGGTCGTCCCAATGTTGGCAAGTCCAGCTTGCTCAATTCTTTCATTGGCGAAAATCGAAGTATTGTTAGTCCAATTTCTGGGACAACTCGTGATGCGATCGATATGTCGGTGGAACGCGATGGCAAGAAATATCGCCTGATCGATACCGCAGGAGTTCGTCGTAAAAAGAATATTGATTACGGCATCGAATTTTTTAGTATTAACCGTGCTTTTAAAGCGATCGGACGTTCTGATGTCGTTTTGTTAGTCATTGATGCCCTTGATGGTGTTACCGATCAAGATCAAAAGCTCGCAGGGCGCATCAATGATGAAGGAAAAGCTTGCGTAATCGTGGTCAATAAGTGGGATGCGATCGAAAAAGATTCCTACACCATCTATGACTACACTGCCGAAGTGAAAAGCCGCTTGATGTTTGTAGAATATGCGCCAATTATTTTTGTCAGTGCATTGACTGGTCAGCGTGTAACCCAAATTCTTGATCGCGTCGATATTGCTGCCGAGCAGCATAAACGTCGCGTCCCCACTGCGGTTTTAAATGAAGCGCTCACCGAGGCAGTCACATGGCACGCACCACCGACCAGTCGCGGTGGCAAACAGGGCAAGGTTTATTACTGCACTCAAATTTCCGATAGTCCACCGACCATTATCCTGTTCGTAAATGATCCCCATCGCTTTAACGATAACTACAAGCGTTATATCGAAAATCAATTCCGTAAGAGCCTTGGCTTTGAAGGGACTCCCGTAAGGTTTATCTTCCGAGGCAAAAAAGATCGCGAAGTTGAAAAATCAAAAAATTCAGCCCTTAGATAA